A region from the bacterium genome encodes:
- a CDS encoding response regulator transcription factor — translation MAEAPALSPVTPPDETTVLVVDDDHKITSLVRMYLEREGFHVLAAYDGDQALELFERHHPDFVILDLMLPRTDGIEVCRRLRKRSAVPILMLTARVEEIDKLVGLSVGADDYVTKPFSPRELVARVQAILRRTATPRHRTTSLVRGNLTMDLERHEVSVGGREVHLTPNEYKVLQALMEFPGRVFTRDQLLAHVYAFDEAVVVDRTIDVRIGKLREKLGDNPVRPRYIETVRGVGYKLVEPKRAD, via the coding sequence GTGGCTGAAGCTCCGGCACTGTCCCCGGTTACACCGCCCGATGAAACGACGGTGCTCGTGGTTGACGATGATCACAAGATCACCTCGCTCGTCCGAATGTACCTCGAGCGCGAAGGCTTCCACGTACTTGCGGCATACGACGGGGACCAGGCGCTCGAGCTCTTCGAGCGACATCACCCGGACTTCGTGATCCTGGACTTGATGCTGCCGCGCACAGACGGGATCGAGGTGTGCCGCCGTCTGCGGAAACGGTCCGCGGTGCCGATCCTGATGCTCACCGCGCGGGTCGAGGAGATCGATAAGCTCGTGGGTCTGTCGGTCGGCGCGGACGACTATGTCACTAAGCCGTTCAGCCCGCGCGAGCTCGTGGCCCGCGTGCAGGCCATACTGCGCCGCACGGCCACGCCGCGGCACCGGACGACCTCCCTCGTTCGCGGCAATCTGACGATGGATCTGGAACGGCACGAGGTTTCCGTCGGCGGGCGTGAAGTGCACCTCACCCCGAACGAGTACAAGGTCCTCCAGGCATTGATGGAGTTTCCCGGGCGCGTGTTCACCCGTGACCAACTGTTGGCGCACGTGTACGCATTCGACGAAGCGGTGGTGGTGGACCGGACGATCGACGTCCGGATCGGCAAACTGCGGGAGAAACTGGGAGACAACCCGGTGCGGCCCCGCTACATCGAGACGGTACGCGGCGTCGGCTACAAACTCGTGGAGCCCAAGCGCGCGGACTAG
- a CDS encoding ABC transporter substrate-binding protein encodes MPIGRVVISFVIAVALAGSLFGTAGAAGYKNVIVFGVNRAADNLDPVTQDANPDIWAFMQIYQQLVRVNIKGDGFVPDLAERWTVSPNGKTWTFYLRRDARWSNGDPVTAADAAWSLQRAHDLDGPWQWALEAVQAMAATDDHTLVITLKEPWAPFLSDVSLFSSSILPEKVFRNAKPEDIAGKPVGSGPFMLTEWKKGDELVMKANPNFYEKGRPRTAELHIRYIPDDNSRMIALQSGDVDGIDYPPFSQVSVLQRDPRLDVQLNPSTAVAHVLLNVTQAPLNNVKVRQALAYATDRAGINKGVCYGACVPATSFLPLTTQYFNKGLKGYTYDIEKAKQLLKESGVATPVTLTAMIWAGSGDAGTATTLLKGMWAPIGVTLNLAPLDRAAATQRMRALDYQVDVGGWTNDVPDPSELANYEFDFVTAKSYHTGYHSPQMDKLLADGMRELDPNKRRQIYYQIQDLAIQDSPLIWLYYAPYTVAINKKMHGFVQMATGPWLFKDVAVEQ; translated from the coding sequence GTGCCCATCGGACGAGTGGTCATCTCCTTCGTGATTGCGGTGGCGTTGGCCGGGAGCCTGTTTGGAACCGCCGGTGCCGCCGGCTACAAGAACGTCATCGTGTTCGGCGTGAACCGCGCCGCCGACAACCTCGATCCGGTCACCCAAGATGCGAACCCCGATATCTGGGCGTTCATGCAGATCTACCAGCAGTTGGTTCGCGTGAATATCAAGGGCGACGGTTTCGTCCCGGACCTTGCCGAGCGGTGGACGGTGTCGCCGAACGGCAAGACGTGGACGTTCTACCTGCGGCGCGACGCGCGATGGTCGAACGGCGATCCCGTGACGGCCGCGGATGCCGCGTGGTCGCTGCAGCGCGCGCACGACCTCGACGGGCCGTGGCAGTGGGCGCTGGAGGCGGTCCAGGCGATGGCCGCGACGGACGACCACACGCTCGTGATTACCCTGAAGGAACCGTGGGCGCCGTTTCTCTCGGACGTCTCGTTGTTCTCGAGCAGCATCCTGCCGGAGAAAGTGTTCCGGAACGCGAAACCCGAAGATATCGCCGGCAAGCCGGTGGGATCCGGCCCGTTCATGCTGACGGAGTGGAAGAAGGGCGACGAACTCGTCATGAAGGCCAATCCCAACTTCTACGAGAAGGGACGGCCGCGCACGGCCGAACTCCACATCCGGTACATTCCAGACGACAATAGCCGCATGATCGCCCTGCAGTCCGGCGACGTCGACGGGATCGACTATCCACCGTTCTCGCAGGTCTCGGTGCTGCAGCGGGATCCGCGCCTCGACGTGCAGCTCAACCCGTCGACCGCGGTCGCCCACGTGCTGTTGAACGTCACGCAGGCGCCGCTCAACAACGTGAAGGTCCGCCAGGCGCTGGCGTATGCGACCGATCGCGCCGGGATCAACAAGGGCGTCTGCTACGGCGCCTGCGTGCCGGCGACCTCGTTCCTGCCGCTGACGACTCAGTACTTCAACAAAGGCTTGAAAGGGTATACGTACGACATTGAGAAGGCGAAACAGCTTCTGAAAGAATCGGGAGTGGCGACGCCTGTGACCCTCACCGCGATGATCTGGGCCGGCTCTGGGGACGCCGGGACCGCGACGACCCTGCTGAAGGGGATGTGGGCGCCGATTGGCGTGACGCTGAACCTGGCGCCGCTCGACCGCGCCGCCGCGACCCAGCGGATGCGGGCGCTGGACTACCAGGTCGACGTCGGCGGCTGGACCAACGACGTTCCCGATCCGTCGGAGCTGGCGAACTACGAGTTCGACTTCGTGACGGCCAAGTCGTATCACACCGGGTACCACTCGCCCCAGATGGACAAGCTCCTCGCCGACGGGATGCGGGAGCTCGACCCAAACAAGCGGCGCCAGATCTACTATCAGATCCAAGACCTCGCGATCCAGGATTCGCCCCTGATCTGGCTGTACTACGCGCCGTACACGGTCGCGATCAACAAGAAGATGCACGGGTTCGTCCAGATGGCGACCGGCCCGTGGCTGTTCAAGGACGTGGCCGTCGAACAGTAG
- a CDS encoding ABC transporter permease: protein MLRYALGRIGQTVPIALLVTVLIFLLIKLVPGDPASAILGERATDASVTALRHQWGLDRPIWQQYGVYMRNLATGNLGQSLRYQSPVAEMLPSRMGVTFFLVTYSLVLSVLIAVPLALVAAAYRDRWPDQLIRASMALPLASPGFWVGILFLILFSLKLRWFPAEGYGTGFVDHVRHLFLPALTLSYAFAAVLCRNLRSSLVDVLSTAYVDFARAKGLRRQVVLFRHVFRAALLPSVTLIGVRLTYAIGGSVVIETVFAIPGMGSWMVDSILSRDYVVVQTLTLMFALGTMLINLATDLLYPLFDPRLRMG from the coding sequence ATGCTGCGCTACGCGCTGGGACGGATTGGCCAGACCGTGCCGATCGCGCTGCTGGTCACGGTCCTGATCTTTTTGCTGATCAAGCTGGTGCCGGGCGATCCGGCCTCCGCGATCCTCGGCGAACGGGCGACCGACGCCTCGGTGACGGCGCTGCGGCACCAGTGGGGGCTGGATCGTCCGATTTGGCAGCAGTACGGCGTCTACATGCGGAACCTGGCCACCGGCAACCTGGGTCAGTCCCTGCGGTACCAGTCGCCGGTGGCCGAGATGCTGCCGTCGCGCATGGGGGTCACGTTCTTCCTGGTGACGTACAGCCTCGTGCTGTCCGTCCTGATCGCGGTGCCGCTCGCCCTCGTGGCCGCCGCGTACCGCGACCGGTGGCCGGACCAGCTGATTCGCGCGTCCATGGCGCTGCCGCTGGCGTCGCCGGGGTTCTGGGTCGGGATCCTGTTCCTGATCCTGTTCTCCTTGAAGCTGCGGTGGTTCCCTGCGGAAGGCTACGGCACCGGCTTCGTCGACCATGTGCGGCACCTGTTCCTGCCGGCGCTGACGCTGTCGTACGCGTTTGCGGCGGTGCTGTGCCGGAACTTGCGCTCGTCGCTCGTGGACGTGCTCTCGACGGCATACGTAGACTTCGCACGCGCCAAGGGACTGCGCCGTCAGGTCGTGCTGTTCCGGCACGTGTTCCGGGCGGCGCTGCTGCCCTCGGTCACGCTCATCGGCGTCCGGCTGACCTACGCGATCGGCGGGTCGGTGGTGATCGAGACGGTATTTGCGATTCCAGGGATGGGCTCGTGGATGGTGGATTCGATCCTGTCGCGTGATTACGTGGTCGTGCAGACGCTCACGCTGATGTTCGCGCTTGGGACCATGCTGATCAACCTGGCAACCGACCTGCTCTACCCGTTATTCGATCCGCGGTTGCGGATGGGGTAG
- a CDS encoding ABC transporter permease, translating to MTTLATDLPAPRPLRLRLPLGIVAGGAMLLVMIGASLLAPVLSSYNPVTQNLNTMLLPPSPSHWFGTDNYGRDVFTRVLYGSGIDLRIAVLALIFPFVFGAIAGAVAGYVGGWVDVVVMRAVDVFTAVPFLVLVIAIVAFLGPGETNILIAIGAVEWIVFARLVRGEVLRDKNLEYVAALRALGFSRWRIILRHLLPNAVPPAVVFLASDVVLVILTTSSLGFLGLGLRPPAPEWGLMISEGRTFIYTGWWAAAMPGFACMYAGIAFILLGDGLADVLRVRGQ from the coding sequence ATGACGACGCTCGCGACCGACCTGCCGGCGCCCCGTCCGCTGCGCCTCCGGCTGCCGCTTGGGATTGTCGCGGGAGGCGCGATGCTTCTGGTCATGATCGGCGCGAGCCTGTTGGCCCCAGTGCTGAGTTCCTACAACCCCGTTACGCAGAACTTGAACACTATGCTGCTGCCGCCCTCACCGTCGCACTGGTTCGGCACCGACAACTACGGCCGCGACGTGTTCACGCGGGTGCTCTACGGATCGGGGATCGACCTGCGGATCGCCGTGCTGGCCCTGATCTTCCCGTTCGTGTTCGGCGCGATCGCCGGGGCGGTGGCCGGCTATGTGGGAGGCTGGGTGGACGTGGTCGTGATGCGCGCCGTGGACGTGTTCACCGCCGTGCCGTTTCTGGTCCTCGTCATCGCGATCGTGGCGTTCCTCGGCCCCGGCGAGACGAACATCCTCATCGCCATCGGCGCCGTCGAGTGGATCGTGTTCGCCCGGCTCGTGCGGGGCGAGGTCCTCCGTGACAAGAACCTCGAATACGTCGCCGCGCTCCGCGCGCTCGGCTTCAGCCGGTGGCGCATTATCCTTAGGCACCTGTTGCCGAACGCGGTCCCGCCGGCCGTCGTGTTTCTCGCCTCAGACGTCGTGCTCGTCATCCTGACTACATCGTCGCTCGGATTCCTCGGCCTCGGCCTGCGTCCCCCCGCGCCCGAGTGGGGTCTGATGATTTCGGAGGGCCGGACGTTCATCTACACCGGCTGGTGGGCCGCGGCGATGCCAGGGTTCGCGTGCATGTACGCCGGGATCGCGTTCATCCTCCTCGGCGACGGATTGGCCGATGTGCTGCGGGTGCGGGGGCAGTGA
- a CDS encoding ABC transporter ATP-binding protein, giving the protein MTDAGLEVEHLRVEIPTRRGVVQAVRDVTFAVPPGEAVALVGESGSGKSMTCRAIVRLLHPPARITGGAIRFQGRDLVSLPERDLEHIRGTGIAMVFQDPMSALNPVLTIERQVAEALPGERRSSAARRQRVVELLRQVGIPDAARRLRAYPHQLSGGQRQRVMLAIVLARRPAVLLADEPTTALDVTIQAQILRELGRLQRQLSMGLVLVTHDLGVVRQTVHRVAVMYAGQVVELAPTEELFARPRHPYTVGLIGSVPSVDRSTPLTPIPGAPPDLIGLGDGCAFAPRCAMASRECLHGQIPLDTVAPDHWSRCIKAHLVGRTQSAGAAAQRS; this is encoded by the coding sequence GTGACGGACGCGGGTCTCGAGGTCGAACACCTTCGGGTCGAGATCCCGACGCGCCGGGGCGTCGTGCAGGCGGTGCGCGACGTGACGTTCGCGGTGCCGCCCGGCGAGGCGGTGGCGCTCGTCGGCGAATCCGGTTCCGGGAAGAGCATGACGTGCCGGGCGATCGTGCGCTTGTTGCACCCGCCGGCGCGGATCACGGGCGGTGCGATCCGTTTTCAGGGGCGGGACCTCGTCTCGCTGCCCGAGCGGGACCTCGAACATATCCGCGGAACCGGGATCGCGATGGTCTTCCAGGACCCGATGAGCGCGCTCAATCCCGTCCTCACGATCGAGCGCCAGGTCGCGGAGGCGCTTCCGGGCGAGCGGAGATCATCCGCCGCGCGGCGGCAACGCGTCGTAGAGCTGTTGCGGCAGGTCGGGATCCCCGACGCGGCACGGCGGCTGCGCGCGTACCCGCACCAGCTCTCCGGCGGCCAGCGCCAACGCGTCATGCTGGCGATCGTGCTCGCGCGCCGCCCCGCGGTGCTCCTGGCCGATGAGCCCACGACGGCGCTCGACGTGACCATCCAGGCCCAGATCCTCAGGGAGCTCGGACGGCTGCAGCGGCAGCTGTCGATGGGCCTCGTGCTCGTTACGCACGACCTCGGCGTGGTGCGCCAGACCGTGCACCGGGTCGCGGTGATGTATGCTGGGCAAGTCGTGGAACTGGCGCCGACCGAGGAGCTGTTCGCGCGGCCCCGGCACCCGTACACCGTCGGCCTGATCGGCTCCGTGCCGAGCGTCGATCGCAGCACGCCGCTGACGCCGATCCCCGGGGCGCCGCCGGACCTGATCGGCCTCGGCGACGGGTGCGCATTTGCGCCGCGCTGTGCGATGGCCTCCCGGGAGTGCCTCCACGGCCAGATCCCTCTGGACACGGTGGCCCCCGACCACTGGAGCCGGTGCATCAAAGCGCATCTCGTCGGGAGGACCCAGAGTGCCGGGGCCGCTGCTCAGCGTTCGTAA
- a CDS encoding ABC transporter ATP-binding protein: MPGPLLSVRNLVKHFPLPRSPLDVLRRAAPEAVHAVDGVSFDIARGRTLGLVGESGCGKSTLGRCLLRLYRPDEGEVWFESVDLARLDEHGLLPYRSRMQVVLQDPYSSLDPRQSVGSALLEVLTVHRIGTPADRWERVARLLAQVGLRPADARKHPGEFSGGQRQRIGIARALAVGPELLVADEPVSALDVSIQAQILDLLLDLRASLGLTMIFISHDLRVVRYLSDEVAVMYLGKIVENAPAAELFARPRHPYTLALLSAIPEVGETPKAMVEIQGEPSSAVHVPSGCRFHPRCPWKVERCTHEVPQLRELAPGHWVACHEATA, translated from the coding sequence GTGCCGGGGCCGCTGCTCAGCGTTCGTAACCTCGTCAAACACTTTCCGTTGCCGCGCAGCCCGCTGGACGTGTTGCGGCGCGCCGCCCCTGAAGCGGTCCACGCCGTGGATGGCGTGTCCTTTGACATCGCTCGCGGGCGCACCCTCGGTCTCGTCGGCGAGTCCGGGTGCGGCAAGAGCACGCTCGGTCGATGTCTGCTACGGCTGTATCGACCCGACGAGGGTGAAGTGTGGTTCGAGAGCGTGGACCTGGCACGGCTCGACGAGCACGGTCTCCTGCCGTACCGCAGCCGGATGCAGGTGGTGCTCCAGGATCCGTACTCGTCGCTCGATCCCCGCCAGAGCGTCGGCAGCGCGCTGTTGGAAGTGCTGACGGTGCACAGGATCGGCACGCCGGCCGATCGCTGGGAGCGGGTCGCGCGGCTGCTCGCCCAGGTGGGCCTCCGGCCGGCGGACGCGCGCAAACACCCCGGGGAGTTCTCTGGGGGCCAACGCCAACGGATCGGCATCGCCCGCGCGCTCGCCGTCGGACCGGAATTGCTCGTCGCCGACGAGCCGGTCTCGGCTCTTGACGTGTCGATCCAGGCGCAGATTCTTGATCTGTTGCTCGACCTCCGGGCGTCGCTCGGCCTGACGATGATCTTCATCTCCCACGATCTGCGGGTCGTTCGTTACCTGAGCGACGAGGTCGCGGTCATGTACCTCGGCAAGATCGTCGAGAACGCACCGGCCGCCGAGCTGTTTGCGCGACCGCGTCACCCGTACACCCTGGCCCTCCTGTCCGCGATCCCGGAGGTCGGCGAGACGCCGAAGGCGATGGTCGAGATCCAGGGCGAGCCCTCGAGCGCCGTCCATGTGCCGTCGGGCTGCCGATTCCACCCGCGGTGCCCGTGGAAGGTGGAGCGGTGCACACACGAAGTCCCGCAGCTCCGTGAGCTGGCGCCCGGCCATTGGGTCGCGTGCCACGAGGCGACCGCCTGA
- a CDS encoding pyridoxamine 5'-phosphate oxidase family protein — protein sequence MVDSTRGSRAPRPTRPGVPPSYGVTGHGGDRLPWDTVRDWWVRARNYWVATTRPDGRPHAAPVWGVWLDDALYFATDPASQKGRNLAASPAAVVHLESGNDVAILEGRAEEITDRAALTRFADAYEAKYQVRPDAATGVVYALRPAVGFTWLERNFCETATRWIFSS from the coding sequence ATGGTCGATTCCACGCGGGGATCGCGAGCCCCCCGCCCTACCCGCCCCGGGGTTCCACCCAGCTACGGCGTCACGGGACACGGCGGCGATCGGTTGCCGTGGGACACCGTGCGCGACTGGTGGGTACGGGCCAGGAACTATTGGGTCGCCACGACCCGGCCGGACGGCCGCCCGCACGCCGCGCCTGTGTGGGGGGTCTGGCTCGATGATGCGCTCTACTTCGCGACGGACCCCGCGTCCCAAAAGGGCCGGAATCTTGCGGCCTCCCCGGCGGCCGTCGTCCACCTGGAGAGCGGCAACGACGTCGCCATCCTGGAGGGCCGCGCCGAGGAAATCACGGATCGCGCGGCCCTGACCCGGTTTGCCGATGCGTACGAGGCGAAATACCAGGTGCGGCCGGACGCGGCGACCGGCGTGGTCTATGCACTGCGGCCCGCTGTGGGGTTTACTTGGCTCGAGCGGAATTTCTGCGAAACGGCGACGCGGTGGATCTTCTCGTCATGA
- a CDS encoding DMT family transporter → MKPTSRTWAIEPLLAVILWGGVYPGTKIALRELPLIDVISLRTIVAALSLGALSGRAAQSPSTRPRWRVVLAVGAAQIAFQILLNAGLQYTTAGISAILLATSPLFTAGWAAVHGRERVSTRHWLGLVSGLVGIVFMARPDGAPLDARHILGAALALGAAVAWVSYSLVIGGLVASAGTIRATAWSMGTAALLFAPVALPRVAQLPWTHVSWQAWLGLLYSATVGMVIAMTLWGRAVQKLGAHQAMVYTYLEPISAVVLAWLVLGESLSPIQVLGTALVFAGMWYAQE, encoded by the coding sequence GTGAAACCCACATCGAGGACCTGGGCGATCGAACCGCTCCTCGCGGTGATCCTGTGGGGCGGGGTCTACCCGGGGACGAAGATCGCGCTCCGGGAGCTCCCGCTGATCGACGTCATCTCCCTCCGTACGATCGTCGCCGCGCTGTCGCTCGGCGCCCTCTCCGGCCGCGCAGCCCAGTCGCCGTCGACGCGCCCCCGGTGGCGCGTCGTCCTCGCCGTGGGCGCGGCGCAAATTGCGTTCCAGATCCTGCTGAACGCGGGGCTGCAATACACGACCGCCGGGATCAGCGCGATTCTCCTCGCGACGTCGCCGCTGTTCACGGCCGGCTGGGCCGCGGTCCACGGACGCGAACGGGTCTCGACGCGTCACTGGCTGGGGCTGGTTTCGGGTCTCGTCGGGATCGTATTCATGGCGCGGCCGGACGGAGCGCCGTTGGATGCGCGGCACATCCTCGGCGCTGCCCTCGCGCTCGGTGCCGCCGTGGCATGGGTGTCGTACAGTCTCGTCATCGGCGGGCTCGTCGCGTCGGCCGGGACGATACGGGCGACCGCGTGGTCGATGGGCACGGCGGCGCTCCTGTTTGCCCCGGTCGCGCTCCCGCGCGTCGCGCAACTCCCGTGGACGCACGTCTCCTGGCAGGCGTGGCTCGGCCTCCTCTACAGTGCCACGGTGGGCATGGTGATCGCGATGACGTTGTGGGGCCGGGCCGTACAGAAGTTGGGCGCCCATCAGGCTATGGTCTACACGTACCTCGAACCGATCTCGGCGGTCGTGCTTGCGTGGCTCGTGCTCGGCGAATCGCTGTCGCCTATTCAAGTGCTGGGCACCGCGCTGGTGTTCGCCGGCATGTGGTACGCTCAAGAGTAA
- a CDS encoding SDR family oxidoreductase: MAGRIVVVTGGGTGIGRAIAAAFAARGDTVVIVGRRERVLAETAAELSAQSSGAIAWRTCDVAAPEQVEETVAWLRAHVSDVGDVLVTNAGGAGSLGPGASLHEAAAYARRTVDTNLIGTYLMLHALHPWLRRPGGRIITVSSIAAFRGGGDMYSAAKAGVVGLTYALAQELGPQGITVNAVAPGLVLDTQFFGDRMTEERKQRAVAQTPMGRAGRPADIAAAVQYLASPEASFVTGEVLHVNGGWLFGR, encoded by the coding sequence ATGGCCGGCCGCATCGTCGTCGTAACAGGCGGTGGGACGGGAATCGGGCGGGCGATCGCCGCCGCGTTTGCCGCCCGCGGCGACACCGTCGTGATCGTCGGGCGGCGCGAGCGCGTCCTCGCCGAAACGGCAGCCGAGCTCTCGGCGCAGTCGTCGGGCGCGATCGCGTGGCGGACATGCGACGTCGCCGCGCCGGAGCAAGTCGAGGAAACCGTCGCCTGGCTCCGTGCTCACGTCTCGGACGTGGGAGACGTCCTCGTCACCAACGCCGGCGGGGCCGGGTCCCTCGGGCCGGGCGCGAGCCTGCATGAGGCGGCGGCGTACGCCCGGCGCACGGTGGACACGAACTTGATCGGCACCTACCTCATGCTCCACGCGCTGCACCCATGGCTGCGGCGACCGGGCGGCCGCATCATCACCGTCAGCTCGATCGCGGCGTTCCGCGGCGGAGGGGACATGTACTCCGCTGCGAAAGCCGGCGTCGTCGGATTGACCTACGCGCTCGCGCAAGAGCTGGGACCGCAGGGGATCACCGTGAACGCCGTGGCGCCGGGCCTCGTGTTGGACACCCAGTTCTTCGGGGATCGCATGACCGAGGAGCGGAAACAGCGGGCCGTCGCGCAAACACCCATGGGGCGGGCCGGGCGTCCTGCGGATATCGCCGCCGCCGTCCAGTACCTGGCGTCACCCGAGGCCTCGTTTGTCACAGGCGAGGTGCTCCACGTGAACGGCGGCTGGCTGTTCGGGCGTTGA
- a CDS encoding MarR family transcriptional regulator produces MAEVRKKAAARLASRDSVDRELAAWLAELPGIDPLVEAVRMRLLRLGRQLERSLAETARAHGMTLGDWETLSILCRSGRPYQLSPGRLARSLGVTAGTMSVRIERLVRAGLVKPAASGDDARGRPVRLTAAGHRVWRRATDARTRLEAALIGETLGPNALHTLNALLRRLMVRFEARFGAPPLRGELER; encoded by the coding sequence ATGGCCGAAGTGCGGAAGAAAGCGGCGGCACGCCTGGCCTCCCGGGATTCGGTGGATCGCGAGCTCGCCGCGTGGCTCGCCGAGCTGCCTGGCATCGACCCGCTGGTCGAGGCAGTGCGGATGCGTCTGCTCCGCTTGGGGCGGCAATTGGAGCGCAGCTTGGCCGAAACGGCCCGGGCGCATGGGATGACCCTTGGGGATTGGGAGACACTGTCGATCCTCTGTCGATCCGGCCGTCCGTATCAGCTCAGCCCGGGCCGCCTCGCGCGCAGTCTCGGCGTGACCGCCGGCACGATGAGCGTTCGGATTGAGCGGCTCGTGCGGGCCGGTCTGGTGAAACCGGCGGCGAGCGGTGACGACGCACGCGGACGGCCCGTGCGGCTGACCGCGGCGGGGCATCGGGTCTGGCGCCGGGCGACGGACGCGCGGACCCGCCTGGAGGCGGCGCTCATCGGAGAGACACTTGGTCCAAACGCTCTCCACACGCTCAACGCGTTGCTACGCCGGCTGATGGTCCGGTTCGAGGCCAGGTTTGGCGCACCACCGTTGCGCGGCGAGCTCGAGCGATAG
- a CDS encoding amino acid ABC transporter substrate-binding protein has translation MRTVAVVLAIVCLVVISPVAQNVGAQPATIKLGAVIPLTGRYAGGGAQVQAGYQIAIDDINAHGGVQVGGRRMPLALTVLDDQSDPTKTVSQFEVLASQGSVTFLGGFGSDLHAAAAAVAEKNKIPYCGVAFALHAVHEQGFKYLFSPFPKSPELGNETYRFLNASIPAGQRPVRVAIFQERTDWGRELGNIWTARSREYGYQVVLRADYTPLTRDLSDIILRAKSAGADALFTLPAPPDGITMIKQMKELDFAPKVIVMIRAADAVTWTQALGKDGDGVLLMPGWHHDVRFPGVQELNAKHQQRFGRPADVIVGPAYACVQIVANAIQRAGKLDPTAIRDAMAATNMQTVEGPVRFRPDGTGIVPTIIVQWQAGQQQLVWPKNLGGVPFVYPLAPWRAR, from the coding sequence ATGCGAACGGTTGCGGTCGTGCTCGCAATCGTGTGTCTCGTGGTCATCTCGCCGGTCGCGCAAAACGTCGGCGCCCAACCGGCGACGATCAAGCTCGGGGCCGTGATCCCGCTCACCGGTCGATACGCGGGTGGCGGTGCGCAGGTCCAGGCCGGATACCAGATTGCGATCGATGACATCAACGCGCACGGCGGGGTGCAGGTGGGCGGGCGGCGGATGCCGCTGGCGCTGACAGTGCTCGACGATCAGTCTGATCCCACCAAGACCGTCAGCCAGTTCGAAGTGCTCGCGTCCCAGGGCTCGGTCACGTTTCTCGGCGGGTTCGGCAGCGATCTCCACGCGGCCGCGGCGGCGGTGGCGGAAAAGAACAAGATTCCCTATTGCGGTGTGGCGTTCGCGCTCCACGCCGTGCACGAACAGGGGTTCAAGTATCTCTTCTCTCCGTTCCCGAAGTCGCCGGAGCTCGGCAACGAAACCTACCGGTTCCTCAACGCCAGCATCCCGGCCGGGCAGCGGCCGGTGCGCGTCGCGATCTTCCAGGAGCGCACGGACTGGGGCCGCGAGCTCGGCAACATCTGGACCGCCCGTTCCCGGGAGTACGGGTACCAGGTGGTGCTGCGCGCCGACTACACGCCGCTGACGCGGGACCTGTCCGACATCATCCTGCGCGCGAAGAGCGCGGGGGCGGACGCCCTGTTTACGCTTCCGGCGCCGCCGGACGGCATTACCATGATCAAACAGATGAAGGAACTCGACTTCGCGCCAAAGGTCATCGTGATGATCCGCGCGGCCGACGCGGTCACGTGGACCCAGGCGCTGGGCAAGGACGGCGACGGCGTGCTGTTGATGCCGGGCTGGCACCACGACGTGCGGTTCCCCGGTGTGCAAGAGCTCAACGCCAAGCACCAGCAGCGCTTCGGCCGGCCCGCGGACGTGATCGTGGGGCCCGCTTACGCGTGTGTGCAGATCGTCGCGAATGCGATCCAGCGCGCCGGCAAGCTCGACCCGACGGCTATCCGCGACGCCATGGCCGCGACCAACATGCAGACCGTCGAGGGACCGGTGCGGTTCCGGCCGGACGGGACGGGAATCGTCCCGACCATCATCGTGCAGTGGCAGGCCGGCCAGCAGCAGTTGGTGTGGCCCAAGAACCTCGGCGGGGTGCCCTTCGTGTATCCGCTGGCGCCCTGGCGTGCCCGGTAG